From Skermanella sp. TT6, a single genomic window includes:
- a CDS encoding ferritin-like domain-containing protein: MAVKTMQDLMIEELRDIYHAEKQLTRALPKMARAASNEQLKQAFTQHLEETRGQIERLEQVFEKLDTRTRGKHCHAMEGLIEEAKEVMEMGLAPELLDVALIAAAQKVEHYEIAGYGTLHALASASGMKEVAQLLEETLNEEKKTDELLNKLAVGDVNKKAMQAAA, encoded by the coding sequence ATGGCTGTCAAGACGATGCAGGACCTGATGATCGAGGAACTGCGCGACATCTATCATGCGGAAAAGCAGCTGACCCGCGCGCTCCCGAAGATGGCCCGGGCCGCGTCGAACGAGCAGCTCAAGCAGGCGTTCACGCAGCATCTCGAGGAGACCCGCGGCCAGATCGAGCGCCTGGAGCAGGTCTTCGAGAAGCTGGACACCCGGACCCGCGGCAAGCACTGCCACGCGATGGAAGGGCTGATCGAGGAGGCCAAGGAAGTCATGGAGATGGGCTTGGCGCCCGAGCTGCTCGACGTGGCCCTGATCGCCGCCGCCCAGAAGGTGGAGCATTACGAGATCGCCGGTTACGGCACGCTGCATGCCCTGGCCTCGGCTTCCGGCATGAAAGAGGTCGCCCAGCTCCTCGAAGAGACCCTCAACGAGGAAAAGAAGACCGACGAGCTGCTGAACAAGCTGGCGGTGGGCGACGTCAACAAGAAGGCCATGCAGGCCGCCGCCTGA
- a CDS encoding dihydrolipoyl dehydrogenase family protein, translating into MTRNFDIVVVGTGVAGTAIAKGCRAAGLDVAIVDELPYGGTCRLRGCDPKKVLRAAAEPVAAMAQLGEVGIFAEPAVPDWRAMMGFKRRFTDPVTPSKETSLADAGIVMLHGTARFVSPDAMAVGDAVLQAGHFVLAAGSRPADLPIEGADLLLHSDGFLDLERLPRRVALVGGGYIAMEFAHLAVRAGAEVTMLQRGVRLLAGFDPDLVDLLVERTHDLPVDVRVGTAVTVVERTADGYRVHADQEGRSLRFDADLVVHAAGRVPNLGGLDLEAGNVAAGKRGVEVDGHLRSATNPRVFAAGDAAASGMPLTPKASHDAEVVVANLTGRAGRRVDYGGMPSVVFSLPPLASVGLQEEEAARRGLRFRVNHAVTGDWFSARRLNEPCSGHKVLVEEGTGSILGAHLVGPHADEVINLFALAIRHGITADRLAETPFAYPTGGADVASMV; encoded by the coding sequence ATGACCCGAAACTTTGACATCGTCGTGGTCGGGACCGGGGTCGCCGGAACGGCCATCGCGAAAGGGTGCCGGGCGGCGGGTCTCGACGTCGCCATCGTCGACGAGCTTCCCTATGGCGGGACGTGCCGGCTCCGGGGTTGCGATCCCAAGAAGGTGCTGCGCGCGGCGGCGGAGCCCGTGGCGGCCATGGCGCAACTGGGCGAGGTCGGCATCTTCGCCGAGCCGGCGGTGCCGGACTGGCGCGCGATGATGGGTTTCAAGCGGCGTTTCACCGACCCGGTGACCCCGTCCAAGGAAACCTCCCTCGCGGACGCCGGCATCGTCATGCTGCACGGCACCGCCCGCTTCGTCTCTCCCGACGCCATGGCGGTCGGCGACGCCGTGCTGCAGGCCGGGCACTTCGTGCTGGCGGCGGGCTCCAGGCCGGCGGACCTGCCGATCGAGGGTGCCGACCTGTTGCTGCACAGCGACGGCTTCCTGGACCTGGAGCGGCTGCCCCGCCGCGTCGCGCTGGTCGGCGGCGGCTACATCGCGATGGAGTTCGCCCATCTCGCCGTGCGTGCCGGCGCCGAGGTCACCATGCTCCAGCGCGGCGTGCGGCTGCTGGCCGGTTTCGATCCCGACCTGGTGGACCTGCTGGTCGAGCGGACCCACGACCTGCCGGTGGACGTCCGGGTCGGGACCGCCGTCACGGTGGTGGAGCGGACCGCCGACGGCTACCGCGTCCATGCGGACCAGGAAGGGCGGAGCCTCCGGTTCGATGCCGACCTGGTCGTCCACGCGGCCGGACGGGTGCCGAACCTGGGCGGGCTGGACCTGGAGGCCGGGAACGTGGCCGCGGGCAAGCGCGGCGTGGAAGTCGACGGCCATCTGCGCAGCGCCACCAACCCGCGCGTCTTCGCCGCGGGCGACGCGGCGGCCTCCGGCATGCCGCTGACCCCCAAGGCCAGCCACGATGCCGAGGTGGTGGTCGCCAACCTGACCGGCCGGGCCGGGCGCCGGGTGGATTACGGCGGGATGCCGAGCGTCGTCTTCTCCCTGCCGCCGCTCGCGTCCGTCGGCCTGCAGGAGGAGGAGGCGGCGCGCCGGGGACTGCGCTTCCGGGTCAACCACGCCGTCACCGGCGACTGGTTCAGCGCCCGGCGGCTCAACGAGCCCTGCTCCGGCCACAAGGTCCTGGTGGAGGAGGGCACCGGCAGTATCCTGGGCGCCCATCTCGTCGGTCCCCATGCCGACGAGGTGATCAACCTGTTCGCGCTGGCCATCCGCCACGGGATCACCGCCGACCGGCTCGCGGAGACCCCCTTCGCCTATCCGACCGGCGGAGCCGACGTCGCCTCCATGGTCTGA
- a CDS encoding cytochrome c oxidase assembly protein, with protein MPLHFLLTALLLLPPLPALAHGLTVIPPEGIWYAWSIDPLVLVPLALTHWLYGRGVARMWSRAGTGRGVPRWRAACFLTGELTLVLALVWPFDAVGGTLFSAHMVQHMLLMVVAAPLLVLGTPLAPMMLALPEGWRPAAAGMVRKLRPGRFLTRPSVAAVIQGVALWAWHAPAPFQAALLDDAIHTAEHVTFMASAVLFWWSVLHAGRDGPGGYGAAAAWTLVTVIHGGMLGALLTFARTPLYPAYGDSASLWGLTALEDQQLAGLIMWVPTGIVHLGAGLWLIGAWLSAVERRNANVTEPT; from the coding sequence ATGCCGCTCCATTTCCTCCTGACGGCTCTTCTTCTGCTGCCGCCCCTGCCGGCCCTGGCCCACGGGCTGACCGTGATCCCGCCGGAAGGGATCTGGTACGCGTGGTCCATCGATCCCCTGGTGCTGGTCCCGCTCGCCCTGACGCATTGGCTCTATGGGCGCGGAGTGGCGCGGATGTGGAGCCGAGCCGGAACCGGGCGGGGCGTTCCCCGCTGGCGGGCCGCCTGCTTCCTGACGGGGGAGCTCACGCTCGTGCTGGCGCTGGTATGGCCGTTCGACGCGGTGGGCGGCACGCTATTCTCGGCCCACATGGTCCAGCACATGCTGCTGATGGTGGTGGCCGCGCCGCTGCTGGTGCTGGGAACCCCGCTCGCCCCGATGATGCTGGCGCTGCCGGAGGGCTGGCGACCCGCCGCCGCCGGGATGGTGCGGAAGCTCCGGCCGGGGCGGTTCCTGACCCGGCCCTCGGTCGCGGCGGTGATCCAGGGCGTCGCCCTGTGGGCCTGGCACGCGCCGGCGCCGTTCCAGGCGGCGCTGTTGGACGACGCGATCCACACGGCCGAGCACGTCACCTTCATGGCGAGCGCGGTGCTGTTCTGGTGGAGCGTGCTGCATGCAGGCCGCGACGGACCCGGCGGCTACGGGGCCGCCGCGGCCTGGACGCTGGTGACCGTGATCCACGGCGGCATGCTGGGAGCCCTGCTGACCTTCGCCCGGACTCCGCTCTATCCGGCCTACGGCGATTCCGCCTCGCTCTGGGGGCTGACCGCGCTGGAGGACCAGCAGCTGGCCGGGCTGATCATGTGGGTCCCGACCGGCATCGTCCATCTGGGCGCCGGGCTATGGCTGATCGGGGCCTGGCTCTCGGCGGTCGAGCGCCGCAACGCAAACGTCACGGAACCGACCTGA
- a CDS encoding transglutaminase-like domain-containing protein, producing MERTDPGIVIKVGYEFSIEVARPTTVLLLLSVHPSRERSLLKRDVAETFPAVPVEQFLDVYGNRCSRAVVGPGVTTFRSIGLVRDSGVPDLRNAGARRHRVDRLPPEVLPFLFGSRYCETDLLSEAAWDLFGSVPEGWDRVQAVCDWVNGAVEFGYRHARNTRTALETFDERRGVCRDYAHLSIALCRALNIPARFVNGYLGDIGIEALPFPMDFNAWFEVYLDGSWHMFDARHNQPRIGRIPIAKGRDAADVAMITTFGAHTLKSFLVWTEQVA from the coding sequence ATGGAGCGAACCGACCCCGGAATCGTCATCAAGGTCGGTTATGAATTTTCCATCGAGGTGGCCCGGCCGACCACGGTCCTGCTCCTGCTGAGCGTCCACCCAAGCCGCGAACGCAGCCTGCTGAAGCGCGACGTGGCGGAGACGTTTCCCGCGGTCCCGGTGGAGCAGTTCCTCGACGTCTACGGCAACCGGTGCTCCCGCGCCGTGGTCGGCCCCGGCGTCACCACCTTCCGCTCCATCGGGCTGGTGCGCGATAGCGGCGTGCCCGACCTGAGGAACGCGGGCGCGCGCCGGCACCGCGTCGACCGGCTGCCGCCCGAGGTGCTGCCCTTCCTGTTCGGCAGCCGCTATTGCGAGACCGACCTGCTGTCCGAGGCCGCCTGGGACCTGTTCGGCTCCGTGCCGGAGGGCTGGGACCGGGTGCAGGCGGTCTGCGACTGGGTGAACGGCGCGGTCGAGTTCGGCTATCGGCACGCGCGCAACACCCGGACGGCGCTTGAGACCTTCGACGAGCGAAGGGGCGTGTGCCGCGACTATGCCCACCTGTCCATCGCGCTGTGCCGCGCGCTGAACATCCCGGCCCGGTTCGTCAACGGCTACCTGGGCGACATCGGCATCGAGGCGCTGCCGTTCCCGATGGATTTCAACGCGTGGTTCGAGGTCTACCTGGACGGAAGCTGGCACATGTTCGACGCGCGCCACAACCAGCCGCGGATCGGCCGCATCCCCATCGCGAAGGGCCGCGACGCCGCGGATGTCGCGATGATTACGACCTTCGGGGCCCATACCCTCAAGAGTTTCCTTGTCTGGACGGAGCAGGTCGCCTGA